The DNA segment aagGTTAAACGAGATCCGGTTTGAGAGTCGTGTTCGGAGAGGGGGTGCAGCCCTCTAAACTGCAGGTTACCGGAAGGAATGGACAAAATAGGGTTTTGATTAACCCTAAGGAAGAAGGATGAACATTTATACCTGCAGTTAAGACCGGCTGCTACAGCAACAATGACCCAAGATAGAGACTGACGTCGGAGACGAACCGGCGAAAGACCGCTACCTACCTGAAAGTGAATTCCGGTGGGAGACAGAGAAGACTGATAGAAATCAgaccgaaagaaagaaagaaagaagagaCGCCACAAGAAAGAAGAAAGCAGGAAAGAGGCCGGCGTCGCTTAGCAAGAAAGAAAGAAGGCCtagtaagaaagaaagaaagaaagaaagagacCGGTGCgacaagaaagaaagaaagagcAAGCATCggtaagaaagaagaaagaaagtgTCGGCGTTATGTCGAAAGAAAGGAAGAAAGTAGCAAGTATCGACTGGTAATTTCAGTAGATCATATTAAAGAAAGAGAAAGAATATGGTGGCTGCCGCTAACCAGATCGGAAAGAAAGACCGAAGACCGAAGTAGGTAACCGAGACCGGCGGTTTACCTGAGAAAAAAACACCGATAAGCTGTAATAAAGACTAGCGACTAATAGCTAGACCGAGGCAGATTAAACCAGGACCGAAGGTTTGCATCAAGATGACCGAACCAGGTGATTGTCGTCGAGAGAAAGAAAGAATGTAGAAGGAAGGGAAGGGCTGATTTCGATTTTGTGACCAGTAGAAAGAATGAAGTATGataagaattaaaagaaaaaggaacTGTGATCGTGTGGATTGATTTTTCTTATTGGTGATTGGTGAAAATCAATTAAAGTGGGTCGGTGGATTTATTTTCTAAAGATCAAAGCAAGCATGTGATAATTAATTATTTAAGCAAGCAACAATGCTAGCTGCTGAATTATTTAAGAGGCATTCACGCAACAAGAAAGAAAGCGAAATCGGACCCATGCGGTTCATTCAGCAACAGCAAGATCCGAGTCATGTGTGGTTCGTATAGCAAGTCAGCGAGGAGATTCGAAACAAGCAAGTGAGAGAGTTCGAATCAGAAAGAATCAAGCAAGAACGAGTAAGATCGATACGATTCAATTTGGAAAGATAGCTAGCAAGACCACATCAAGATTGCGGGGGTGAATGTTGGGTTAATCTTGATGGGCTCGGGTTGAGTACGGATCGAAGTTGAATCGAAGCAATGGATCGGTATCGGCGGGTCACAGATTAATGGGTCACGGGTCATCAAGAGTTTGCACGTTTTTAAAGACTTGGTCTAGAGTTGACCGAATTTGTTGGACTTGAAAATGGACGTTGAGGTGAATGATGGAGTTTGTTGCTAAATAATAGGAGTTCGTGGAGTGTGTTATTTATGCATGTGGTTATTTGTTTTATCTTATAAATAGGATAGCATTAGTTTAATTACTTTAAGTATGTACTCTCAATTCTAAATATAAAGAAAGTTGGAAGCAGAAACCTTTTGTGTTCTTGTGTTCGTGAGTGTTTAATTGTTTGATCTTTGGGCCTGAAAACCAACACGAATCCGATGGGCAAACACGAAGCTTGAAACAGTCAGGACATGCCGAGTATTGGGATTGGGTATTCGGGTACAAGATtacttttgaattttttttgtggtatgggacatgtatAGGATTTGGTGACACCCAACCCGATTACCCAAAAACATATACCCATTTACTCAAACCACGTACCAAATGCCAAAATGTTTATAATTTTTCATGTATATACTTTTTACATTAACCTGGTCTAGCAACGGTTGATTCTAATAGCTTCAGTATgtcaaaattgatttttttttgggttattggattttaacaATCTCAACTTTCATCTATAACCCAGATTAACCCAAGCTAAGGAAATTctattttataatattatttatgatATGAAGTATTAACTTATCTTATGATATCGTGAATTTTACATAACTTAGGGATCTTTTAAACTTTCGTATCTATAATAAACATAAATTTGTATAAAAATTAGAATGATAAGAAAATCTCACTATCTCAGTGGGTAAAAATTAACAAACTAACGTGTATATCCGATACCTACTTGTATGGCTGATACCTGACCGTTATTGGGCTGAGTATGGAACACGATTTTCAAACTGGCTATGACACGATTTTAGAACAGGATCGGGATCAGATTAGCATTTTATGACCCATTGTCATTCCTAGCTGAGCGAGTGCTCAATGAACTTATTAAAGGATATAATCGCTACAATATAGTTTTGCATTCATAATCTTCCTATAATAATCTTTTGAACACGGGTTATTCTCTGGAGTCTGCACACccttaaataataatattaaataataattttctttataaatttaaatatatatacatatatacatatatataaagcgTATCGTACAATATACCTTAACGTACGAAGTGTACGCAATGTCAAATTCGCATGACAGACTAGAATCGCATGTTATAGAAACAACGGTTGCATGGTTTACAAAAGAAAAATCGCATGTTGTGTGTGTAAATAAATCGCATGTTGTGTGTGTAAATAAATCGCATGTTGAAGCCAATAGAAGTCGCATGTTGTAGCAAAAATTCGCATGTTGTAAAAGGCAATCTCGTACGCATCATACGTTGAGGCAATTTGTACAATACGTTGAGGcaatttgtgtatatatatatatgtatatgtatatcttGAATCTAAATTAGATTATTACATTAATGATGTTGATGACTTGATAGTCATTGGAaccccaaaggatatatcacttCAAATCCTAAATTCCCAAATGGATGAGCAGTTTGAACTGAGCAATCTAGATTGTTGGCTTAGTATCTTGGAAGAGAAGTTACTCAAGCAAGAAGTGAACTTGCAATAAAACAAGCATGGTACATAACCAACATCTTGAAGGATGTATATATGATGAACAACAACAAAATGAGGATTCCAACGGACCCGTGGACAACGTTAACAAAGACTTAAAAAGGAGATTCGGTAGATACAATGAATTATAGAAGCCTGATTGGTTGTCTCAGGCAGGTAGGTACTTACTGTACTTACTTCATACAAGACCAGATCTAAGTTAGTCTCTTGGTTTGTTTAGTATATTCATACAAGAACCAAAGTAGAATAACTTGAAGGCAATAAAATAGGTGTCACGCTACATCAAAAGAACTAAGGAGCATGTGATTATATTTACAAGAAGAGGGGAGGATGTAAGATCACATGTTATAGCGACAATAGCTATGGTATTAACATAGACCAAGGCAAAGGTACAACTAGTCTGGTATTCTATTTTGGAGAATCACTTATAAGTTGGTGTTCATGTTAAGCAACAAATAGTAGCATTGTCATAATGTGAATCTGAACTCATGGTACCCAAAACGGCAACATGCCAAGCATTATGGTTGAACAGGCTACTTAGTGAAATAACATGTTGGAAGGAAGAAAAGATGACACTAAGGGTGGATAACATTTATGCTTTAGCATTCATGAAGAATCCAGTATTTCATGGGAGGAGCAAGCACATAGACACGCCACACGCGTTATAACTTCATAAGGGAATGTATAGAGAAGGAGCACATTAGTGGTGAACTACAAAAGACACACATAATAACGAAGGTGCTAGCAAGGATCAAGTTCATTACTGTGAGGGAATTGTTCGGAGTTCAAGACCTACAAATGTTCAAGATTAAGGGGAGAACGAAGTTTAATTTCTTGCATCCTAGTTTGAGGGTCTTGTTGTAAAATTATATAGTATGTTTTAGTTGTACATGTAAACTATGAAAATGTCTAGGGTTAATTGTGTCAAATTGAAACTATAACCTAAGAAAGATTAGATACGGTGGATCACAAGGA comes from the Helianthus annuus cultivar XRQ/B chromosome 4, HanXRQr2.0-SUNRISE, whole genome shotgun sequence genome and includes:
- the LOC110933435 gene encoding protein PXR1-like, whose translation is MLPESEFRWETEKTDRNQTERKKERRDTTRKKKAGKRPASLSKKERRPRKKERKKETGATRKKEQASIETDVGDEPAKDRYLPESEFRWETEKTDRNQTERKKERRDATRKKKAGKRPASLSKKERRPSKKERKKERDRCDKKERKSKHR